In one Dehalococcoidia bacterium genomic region, the following are encoded:
- a CDS encoding SDR family NAD(P)-dependent oxidoreductase: MGLTDKLALVAGGSRGIGKAIALDLAREGADVAIAARNAEQLERTAAEIEDQTGRRAIPLVFDATSTEQSTNMVNDAAAQLGGLHILVNSASLPGGSPSATGPVETVDEEDLLRDFDVKYVGALRCAKAAPTSRSRAGAGSSTSAALTHGGLAT, translated from the coding sequence ATGGGACTTACCGACAAGCTCGCGCTGGTGGCCGGCGGCAGCCGGGGCATCGGCAAGGCGATCGCACTCGACCTCGCCCGCGAAGGCGCGGACGTGGCGATAGCAGCGCGCAACGCCGAGCAACTGGAGCGTACAGCTGCTGAAATAGAAGACCAGACGGGTAGACGGGCCATTCCGCTGGTCTTCGACGCGACCAGCACTGAGCAGTCAACGAATATGGTCAACGATGCCGCTGCGCAACTCGGTGGTCTTCACATTCTCGTAAACAGCGCGTCGCTGCCGGGTGGGTCGCCCTCGGCGACTGGGCCGGTGGAGACCGTGGACGAGGAAGACCTGCTGAGAGACTTCGACGTCAAGTATGTCGGCGCGTTGCGCTGCGCCAAGGCGGCCCCCACATCAAGGAGCAGGGCTGGGGCCGGATCATCAACATCAGCGGCACTAACGCACGGAGGGCTGGCAACCTGA
- a CDS encoding pentapeptide repeat-containing protein, translating to MTTYENLTITDGDAFYAMLDDVAEFKECNFDGADFRNIETDSLLVDNCTLIRADLTNLICPGMRLTNSVAESAILERIEAHEAEITGSNLTSARLRGAQLNLSRITDSDLSGADMFEANLFGVDLTGSRLRGVDLASARLDGVKIERTDFSLASLRGHSFKGQKLESINFTEADLGGCDFTDAVFVDCHLTGVFVDDQTKFDGADLRGAVISGSHLVRARLNGAIMLPAQVNTLVFDGFGIVVFDES from the coding sequence ATGACGACCTACGAAAACCTCACCATAACCGACGGCGACGCCTTCTACGCCATGCTCGATGACGTTGCCGAATTCAAAGAGTGCAACTTCGACGGCGCGGACTTTCGGAACATCGAGACCGACTCGCTCCTGGTGGACAACTGTACTCTTATCCGGGCGGACCTCACGAACCTCATCTGCCCTGGGATGCGTCTGACCAACTCCGTGGCCGAGAGCGCAATACTGGAGCGCATCGAGGCTCACGAAGCCGAGATAACAGGAAGCAACCTGACGTCGGCCAGGCTCAGAGGTGCGCAGTTGAACCTGTCCAGGATCACCGACTCGGACCTTTCGGGCGCCGACATGTTCGAAGCCAACCTCTTCGGAGTCGACCTGACTGGGTCACGACTGAGGGGCGTGGACCTGGCCAGCGCGAGGCTGGACGGCGTCAAGATCGAGCGCACCGACTTCAGCCTGGCGTCCCTGCGAGGCCACAGCTTCAAGGGTCAGAAGCTTGAGTCGATCAACTTCACAGAGGCCGATCTGGGTGGTTGCGACTTCACCGATGCCGTATTCGTAGACTGTCATCTCACGGGCGTGTTCGTCGACGATCAAACGAAGTTCGACGGTGCTGACCTCAGAGGCGCCGTGATATCAGGTTCCCACCTCGTACGCGCCAGGCTGAACGGCGCGATCATGCTGCCCGCTCAGGTCAACACCCTGGTCTTCGACGGATTTGGAATAGTCGTCTTCGACGAGTCCTAA
- the amt gene encoding ammonium transporter yields the protein MFNTGVLGLTPFKLRLVMLALLGVGIFLGTIGTAYAQDMSIDDVDSKVENLITVVAAALVFFMQAGFAFLGAGLIRSKNTINYMTKSFLDFCIASLGFWAFGFALMMGGGAASGFIGLEGFFLVDFDDSQLVSWFFQMVFAGTAATIIAGAMAERTKVNAYFAYSFIVGAVVYPIYGHWAWSDDGWLAALGMADYAGSAVVHMIGGFLALAGAIIVGPRKGFREGAELKGHNLPYVVIGTFILFFGWFGFNVNSGSLGLNAVNTLLAGAAGATAAIYITMVRTGKADIEMACNGALAGLVGITAGCAYVDTWASVVIGLIAGGLMIAGVAFIKNVVKADDPVGAVAVHGICGAWGVLAVGIFASGHNGVEGLIAGNAAQLGPQIVGIIVALAWGLGIGLILFKAIDLSMGLRASEEEEESGLDEPEHGATAYPELAN from the coding sequence TTGTTCAACACAGGAGTTTTAGGTTTAACGCCGTTTAAGCTCCGGCTTGTAATGCTGGCGTTGCTGGGGGTGGGGATATTCCTCGGCACGATAGGGACAGCCTATGCACAGGATATGAGCATAGATGACGTCGACTCGAAGGTTGAAAACCTCATCACAGTCGTCGCCGCTGCGCTGGTCTTCTTCATGCAGGCCGGATTCGCGTTCCTTGGAGCGGGGCTGATTCGCTCCAAGAACACCATCAACTATATGACGAAGTCCTTCCTGGACTTCTGTATCGCATCACTTGGATTCTGGGCATTCGGATTCGCCCTGATGATGGGTGGCGGCGCTGCTTCCGGTTTCATCGGCCTCGAGGGCTTCTTCCTCGTAGACTTCGATGACTCGCAGCTGGTGAGCTGGTTCTTCCAGATGGTATTCGCCGGTACTGCCGCAACGATCATCGCGGGAGCGATGGCTGAGCGCACGAAAGTCAACGCCTACTTCGCGTACAGCTTCATCGTGGGAGCAGTCGTCTATCCGATCTACGGCCACTGGGCATGGAGCGACGACGGATGGCTCGCCGCCTTGGGCATGGCCGACTACGCCGGTTCGGCGGTCGTCCACATGATAGGTGGATTCCTTGCGCTGGCCGGCGCGATCATCGTCGGACCCAGGAAGGGCTTCCGAGAGGGCGCCGAGCTGAAGGGACACAACCTCCCGTACGTAGTTATCGGCACGTTCATTCTGTTCTTCGGATGGTTCGGATTCAACGTAAACTCCGGCTCCCTGGGCCTGAACGCGGTCAACACGCTTCTGGCCGGCGCCGCCGGAGCTACCGCGGCCATCTATATCACTATGGTGCGCACGGGCAAGGCCGACATCGAGATGGCATGCAACGGCGCACTGGCGGGACTCGTTGGAATAACGGCCGGCTGTGCATACGTGGACACGTGGGCTTCTGTGGTAATCGGACTGATCGCCGGTGGCCTCATGATCGCGGGCGTCGCGTTCATCAAGAACGTTGTCAAGGCTGACGACCCCGTTGGTGCAGTCGCCGTTCACGGCATCTGCGGAGCCTGGGGCGTGCTGGCAGTGGGCATCTTCGCATCCGGCCACAACGGCGTCGAAGGCCTGATCGCCGGAAACGCCGCTCAGCTCGGTCCGCAGATCGTCGGAATCATCGTTGCCCTGGCCTGGGGTCTCGGCATCGGACTCATCCTATTCAAGGCTATCGACCTCTCCATGGGTCTCAGGGCCTCGGAAGAAGAGGAAGAGAGCGGACTGGACGAGCCCGAGCACGGCGCGACTGCCTACCCGGAACTCGCAAACTAG
- a CDS encoding SDR family oxidoreductase, which yields MRQGGPHIKEQGWGRIINISGTNARRAGNLSGGARNTSMVHMTKTLALQLGPFGITVNCIHPGTTRTERTPGMLEARAKELGITAEEVEQRDFATGSPGSNAIGRMVDADEVAYVTTFLASDKAWAISGELIVATGGAGSFVYY from the coding sequence CTGCGCCAAGGCGGCCCCCACATCAAGGAGCAGGGCTGGGGCCGGATCATCAACATCAGCGGCACTAACGCACGGAGGGCTGGCAACCTGAGCGGCGGTGCACGAAATACGTCCATGGTGCACATGACCAAGACGCTTGCACTTCAGCTTGGGCCGTTTGGCATTACGGTCAACTGCATCCATCCTGGAACGACGCGCACGGAGCGAACTCCGGGCATGTTGGAGGCGCGTGCCAAGGAGCTTGGCATCACGGCCGAGGAAGTGGAGCAGAGAGATTTCGCTACTGGATCCCCGGGAAGCAACGCTATCGGAAGAATGGTGGACGCAGACGAGGTCGCCTACGTGACCACCTTCCTAGCTTCTGACAAGGCGTGGGCTATCTCAGGCGAGCTTATCGTTGCGACCGGAGGAGCTGGGAGCTTCGTCTACTACTAG
- a CDS encoding pyridoxamine 5'-phosphate oxidase family protein → MESNSQRDRPHMPEGYGVGDPQYGFEPVEWTWVVEQMSEARSYWIATNRADGPPHVVPVWGLWLNDQFHFFSDPDSLKDRNIRRDPRTVVHLESGDHVVILEGQMLFHRATAEIVSAYESKYGISFGGELEEVYTLEMSKVIAWTESDFPKTATRWQF, encoded by the coding sequence TTGGAGTCAAATTCACAGAGAGACCGCCCGCACATGCCGGAAGGCTACGGAGTGGGCGATCCACAGTATGGTTTCGAGCCGGTTGAGTGGACGTGGGTCGTTGAGCAGATGTCGGAGGCCCGCAGCTACTGGATCGCAACCAATCGCGCGGATGGGCCGCCTCACGTAGTCCCGGTCTGGGGGTTGTGGCTGAATGACCAGTTCCACTTCTTCTCGGACCCCGACTCCCTGAAGGATCGGAACATACGGCGTGATCCCCGGACAGTCGTGCATCTGGAGAGCGGTGACCACGTCGTAATCCTCGAGGGACAGATGCTGTTTCATCGAGCCACTGCCGAGATCGTCAGCGCATATGAATCCAAGTACGGCATTTCTTTCGGAGGCGAACTCGAAGAAGTGTACACTCTGGAAATGTCCAAGGTGATCGCCTGGACCGAAAGCGACTTTCCCAAGACTGCCACACGCTGGCAGTTTTGA
- a CDS encoding glutamine synthetase → MVDRDLAIEYALKEARDNDVKFIRLWFTDILGNLKGFAITVEELESALTRGMGFDGSAVEGFARHEEKDLYALPDPNTFAILPWRPRENAVARVFCDIVTPDETPFEGDPRFVLRRNIERAARVGYTYYVGPEIEYFYFNNDSDPSPMDRGGYFDQGSTDLGTDMRRETVLMLEELGIPVEASHHEVAPSQHEIDLRHTDALTMADTVMTYKLVVKEIAQRHDCYATFMPKPIASVNGSGMHIHQSLFEGGRNAFYDAEDPDRLSAVGRHFIAGLLKHAREITAVTNQWVNSYKRLVPNFEAPVHVTWATVNRADLIRVPSFKQGREESRRVELRSPDPACNPYLAFSVMLAAGLEGIEKQYELPDPTVANVFGMSDAERQAHGIESLPSNLLEALRITEESELVRSALGDSVFDSFVENKKIDWDRYRSQVTDYEIARYLPAL, encoded by the coding sequence GTGGTAGACCGCGACCTCGCAATTGAATACGCCCTCAAAGAGGCCAGGGACAACGATGTTAAGTTCATCCGCCTCTGGTTTACCGACATTCTGGGAAACCTGAAAGGGTTCGCCATTACTGTCGAAGAGCTCGAATCCGCCCTGACGAGGGGCATGGGATTCGACGGCTCTGCTGTCGAGGGATTCGCCCGCCACGAGGAGAAAGACCTCTACGCGTTGCCCGATCCCAACACCTTCGCGATATTGCCCTGGCGTCCCCGTGAAAACGCGGTCGCCCGTGTGTTCTGCGACATCGTTACGCCGGATGAGACGCCTTTCGAGGGCGACCCCAGGTTCGTGTTGAGGCGTAACATCGAGCGGGCCGCAAGGGTGGGATACACCTACTACGTGGGCCCGGAGATCGAGTACTTCTACTTCAACAACGATTCTGATCCCTCGCCCATGGACAGGGGCGGCTACTTCGACCAGGGATCGACCGACCTCGGCACAGACATGCGCCGTGAGACGGTGCTCATGCTCGAAGAGCTCGGCATACCCGTCGAGGCCAGCCACCACGAGGTGGCCCCCAGCCAGCATGAAATTGACCTTCGCCACACAGACGCGCTGACGATGGCTGATACGGTCATGACGTACAAGCTGGTAGTCAAGGAAATCGCGCAGCGTCACGACTGCTACGCGACCTTTATGCCCAAGCCGATCGCCTCCGTCAATGGAAGCGGCATGCATATCCACCAGTCTCTCTTCGAAGGGGGACGCAACGCGTTCTACGACGCCGAGGACCCCGACCGTCTCTCAGCCGTCGGCAGGCACTTCATCGCCGGGCTGCTGAAGCACGCCCGCGAGATTACCGCCGTCACCAACCAGTGGGTTAACTCGTACAAGAGACTTGTTCCCAACTTCGAGGCTCCGGTCCACGTTACCTGGGCTACTGTCAACAGGGCAGACCTGATTCGCGTGCCCAGCTTCAAGCAGGGCCGAGAGGAGTCTCGACGCGTGGAGCTTCGCTCTCCTGACCCCGCCTGCAATCCTTATCTGGCATTCAGCGTCATGCTCGCTGCCGGCCTCGAGGGAATCGAAAAGCAGTATGAACTGCCGGATCCTACGGTTGCCAACGTTTTCGGCATGAGCGATGCAGAACGGCAGGCTCACGGAATCGAGTCGCTCCCATCCAACCTTCTGGAAGCGCTAAGGATTACTGAAGAGAGCGAGCTTGTACGCAGCGCGCTCGGAGACTCGGTGTTCGATAGCTTCGTGGAAAACAAGAAGATCGACTGGGATCGATACAGATCTCAGGTGACAGACTACGAAATAGCCCGATACTTGCCGGCCCTGTAG
- the gltB gene encoding glutamate synthase large subunit, whose protein sequence is MSSYNKDYTPQLSTDGLYSPAFEHEACGVGLVANVKGRKSHSVIEQGLEVLINLGHRGASGADAATGDGAGIMVQMPHEFIVSVFGKVGIAVPEQSDYGVGMTFLPRDPDERVHCEAAVERIVAEEGQRFLGWRDVPVSPDNIGTLSARVMPTIRQFLVGRGEVTGAGRDFDLRLLVIRKQAEKAILGDDLSAKSDFYICSLSSKTVVYKGLIMAHQLSDFYHDLNDEEMVTAFALVHSRFSTNTLGAWRLAHPYRFIIHNGEINTLQGNINWMTAREKKFKSDILGGDIAKITPVVTPLQSDTATLDNALDTLLASGRSLDHSMMMLIPEAWGDQIPMDQSKKDFYEYHSSMMEPWDGPALIIASDGEKICAVLDRNGLRPCRYLVTTDDILVMASETGVLDVPVEKVLYKERIYPGRMFMLDTVRGEIVQDSELKSALSSRRQYGQWLEDNMVQLEELPEPASVHGTDFETLESRQAAFGYTLEDLRIILEPMALTGADPVGSMGTDVPLAVMSEQSPVLFHYFRQRFAQVSNPPLDSIREELVTSTRAMIGRERNLFDESPEHCRQLTIREPFITNSDLEKIREIDVNGIRSKTLPMLFDPEERGGLKRAMDSLCREASQAIEEGYSILILSDRGVDSDHAPIPSLLATAGVHHHLIREGSRTRCGLVVESGEPRDIAHLALLVGYGAGAVNPYMVFESMESMIREEYFLTDIDYKTAEYNFIKGAHKGVVKIMAKMGISTIQSYRGAQIFEAVGLDEEFIDEYFAWTPSRIGGIGIEEIEEESRARHSFAYVNLVTPGSMQLDAGGFYQWRRDGEYHMWNPTTIAKLQYATKSNSWATYKEFANWANDYSQQMCTIRGLLDFKFADEPVSLDEVESASEIVKRFATGAISLGSISREAHEALAIAMNRIDARSNTGEGGEDWHRYKPDPNGDMRNSAIKQVASGRFGVTINYLANATDLQIKMAQGAKPGEGGQLPGHKVDEYIGWVRNSTPGVELISPPPHHDIYSIEDLGQLIHDLKNSNPKSRIHVKLVAEAGVGTIAAGVSKGHGDVVLISGDSGGTGASPEASIKYAGLPWELGVAETQQVLVENDLRGRIIVQTDGQIKTGRDVAIACLLGAEEFGMATAPLIAMGCIMLRKCHLNTCSVGIATQDPELRKRFAGQPEHVINYFFFVAEELRQIMAEMGFRTINEMVGRMDRLDTREAIEHWKAKGLDFSRLLKMPDVPDDIATYCCEAQDHGLDKALDNRLIELCHDAIESGTPIELELPISNANRTVGTTLSYEIAVRYGEDGLPEDTITIGFKGSVGQSFAAFLAKGVTFHVEGDANDYFSKGLSGGRVTIRPPEQAQFVPEENILIGNVALYGATSGQAFIRGVAGERFAVRNSGAEAVVEGVGDHGCEYMTRGRIVVLGPTGRNFAAGMSGGEAYVLDEHGSFGDLCNTEMVLLEDLEESADIAAVRRQIEDHLAYTGSANAQRVLDNWDEMLPSFVKVMPIDYKRVLAERAAKDQATAVPAGD, encoded by the coding sequence ATGAGCAGCTATAACAAGGACTACACGCCCCAGCTTTCGACTGACGGACTGTACAGTCCGGCGTTTGAGCACGAAGCCTGCGGAGTCGGGCTCGTCGCCAATGTAAAGGGCCGAAAGTCACATAGCGTCATCGAGCAGGGCCTTGAGGTCCTGATAAACCTTGGCCACAGGGGCGCCTCGGGAGCCGACGCGGCGACCGGCGACGGCGCAGGCATTATGGTCCAGATGCCGCATGAATTCATCGTGTCGGTATTCGGCAAAGTAGGAATCGCAGTGCCCGAACAGAGCGACTACGGCGTCGGCATGACCTTCCTCCCTCGCGATCCCGACGAGCGGGTACACTGCGAGGCAGCCGTCGAGCGCATCGTTGCAGAAGAGGGGCAGAGGTTCCTGGGTTGGCGCGACGTTCCTGTTTCGCCGGACAACATAGGTACTCTGTCTGCGCGTGTGATGCCGACCATTCGGCAGTTCCTGGTAGGGCGCGGCGAAGTGACCGGGGCAGGGCGAGACTTCGACCTGCGCCTGCTGGTCATCCGCAAACAGGCTGAGAAAGCTATCCTCGGAGACGACCTCTCCGCAAAGAGTGACTTCTACATCTGCAGTCTGTCTTCGAAGACCGTCGTGTACAAGGGCCTGATTATGGCCCACCAGCTCAGTGACTTTTACCATGATCTCAATGACGAAGAGATGGTAACTGCCTTCGCGCTCGTGCACTCACGCTTTTCAACCAACACTCTGGGCGCGTGGAGACTCGCCCATCCGTACAGGTTCATCATCCACAACGGCGAGATCAACACTCTCCAGGGCAACATCAACTGGATGACCGCCAGGGAGAAGAAATTCAAGTCCGATATTCTCGGCGGTGACATCGCCAAGATCACGCCGGTTGTCACGCCGTTGCAGAGCGACACAGCCACACTCGACAACGCACTTGACACACTGCTCGCGTCAGGTCGCTCCCTGGATCACTCTATGATGATGCTCATCCCGGAGGCGTGGGGCGATCAGATCCCGATGGACCAGTCCAAGAAGGACTTCTACGAGTACCACTCGTCCATGATGGAGCCGTGGGATGGTCCTGCGCTGATCATCGCCTCAGACGGTGAGAAGATCTGCGCTGTACTCGACCGGAACGGTCTCCGCCCGTGTCGCTACCTGGTCACCACAGACGATATCCTGGTTATGGCCTCCGAAACTGGCGTGCTCGACGTGCCCGTAGAGAAAGTCCTCTACAAAGAGCGTATCTACCCCGGCCGCATGTTCATGCTCGACACCGTGCGCGGCGAGATCGTGCAGGACTCCGAGCTCAAATCTGCCCTCTCGTCGCGGCGGCAATACGGCCAATGGCTCGAAGACAACATGGTTCAGCTTGAAGAACTGCCGGAACCAGCCAGTGTCCACGGTACGGACTTCGAAACTCTGGAAAGCAGGCAGGCAGCCTTCGGCTACACTCTTGAAGACCTCCGCATAATCCTGGAGCCCATGGCCCTCACCGGAGCAGACCCTGTTGGCTCAATGGGCACGGACGTCCCTCTGGCAGTTATGTCAGAGCAGTCCCCAGTGCTGTTCCACTACTTCAGGCAGCGCTTCGCCCAGGTCTCGAATCCGCCGTTGGACTCGATTCGCGAGGAGTTGGTCACTTCGACCCGCGCCATGATCGGGCGCGAGCGTAACCTGTTCGACGAGTCGCCTGAACACTGCCGTCAGCTCACCATCAGAGAACCGTTTATCACTAACTCGGACCTCGAGAAGATCCGTGAGATCGACGTCAACGGCATTCGCTCCAAGACGCTGCCGATGCTTTTCGATCCCGAAGAGCGCGGCGGACTCAAGCGCGCCATGGACAGTCTGTGCCGCGAGGCGTCGCAGGCCATCGAGGAAGGCTACTCGATTCTAATTCTCTCGGACCGCGGCGTGGACTCAGATCATGCGCCCATTCCAAGCCTGCTGGCAACCGCCGGTGTTCACCACCACCTGATTCGAGAGGGCTCTCGCACACGCTGCGGCCTTGTCGTCGAATCGGGAGAGCCGCGCGACATCGCGCATCTCGCCCTGCTGGTGGGCTACGGCGCCGGTGCGGTCAATCCGTACATGGTCTTCGAGTCTATGGAGAGCATGATCCGCGAGGAATACTTCCTTACCGATATCGACTACAAGACCGCGGAGTATAACTTCATCAAAGGCGCCCATAAAGGCGTCGTGAAGATCATGGCCAAGATGGGCATCTCCACGATTCAGAGCTACCGGGGCGCCCAGATATTCGAGGCCGTCGGACTGGACGAAGAATTCATCGACGAGTACTTCGCATGGACACCCTCCCGGATCGGCGGGATCGGCATTGAGGAGATCGAAGAAGAGTCGAGAGCAAGACACTCCTTCGCCTACGTTAATCTCGTAACGCCGGGTAGTATGCAACTGGACGCCGGAGGCTTCTACCAGTGGAGACGCGATGGCGAGTACCACATGTGGAACCCCACCACCATCGCGAAGCTCCAGTACGCCACTAAGTCCAACAGTTGGGCAACATACAAGGAATTCGCAAACTGGGCCAACGACTACTCCCAGCAGATGTGCACCATTCGCGGCCTGCTCGACTTCAAGTTCGCAGATGAGCCGGTCTCACTGGATGAGGTCGAGTCCGCCAGCGAGATCGTCAAGCGGTTCGCCACTGGGGCTATATCGCTGGGTTCGATAAGCAGGGAAGCACACGAAGCGCTCGCGATTGCCATGAACCGCATCGACGCCCGCTCCAACACTGGCGAGGGCGGCGAGGACTGGCATCGCTACAAGCCCGATCCCAACGGCGACATGCGCAACAGCGCAATCAAGCAGGTGGCATCCGGCCGCTTTGGTGTGACGATAAACTATCTTGCCAATGCGACGGACCTGCAGATCAAGATGGCACAGGGTGCGAAGCCCGGCGAGGGTGGACAGCTCCCCGGCCATAAGGTGGACGAGTATATCGGCTGGGTCCGCAACTCGACGCCCGGAGTCGAGCTGATCTCACCTCCGCCTCATCACGACATCTACTCCATCGAGGACCTCGGACAGCTCATCCATGACCTGAAGAACTCGAACCCGAAGTCTAGGATTCACGTTAAGCTGGTCGCGGAGGCCGGAGTCGGCACGATCGCAGCAGGCGTATCAAAGGGCCACGGCGACGTGGTGCTGATCAGCGGCGACAGCGGCGGTACCGGCGCATCGCCGGAGGCATCCATCAAGTACGCTGGCCTGCCATGGGAGCTCGGTGTCGCTGAGACTCAGCAGGTGCTCGTCGAGAATGACCTGCGCGGCCGGATAATCGTCCAAACCGATGGGCAGATCAAGACAGGTCGAGATGTGGCCATTGCCTGCCTGCTCGGCGCCGAGGAATTTGGCATGGCGACGGCCCCGCTGATCGCGATGGGCTGCATCATGCTCAGAAAGTGCCACCTCAATACCTGCTCTGTGGGTATCGCCACGCAGGACCCTGAGCTTCGCAAGAGGTTCGCGGGTCAGCCCGAACACGTAATCAACTACTTCTTCTTCGTTGCCGAGGAACTCAGGCAGATCATGGCCGAGATGGGCTTCCGCACCATCAACGAGATGGTCGGCAGGATGGACCGCCTCGACACGCGGGAGGCCATCGAGCACTGGAAGGCAAAGGGACTCGACTTCTCGCGCCTTCTGAAGATGCCGGACGTCCCGGACGACATCGCAACCTACTGCTGCGAGGCCCAGGACCACGGACTCGACAAAGCCCTCGACAACAGGCTCATCGAACTGTGTCACGACGCGATCGAGTCGGGTACTCCAATCGAACTTGAACTGCCCATCTCCAACGCAAACAGGACCGTTGGCACGACGCTCAGCTACGAGATTGCAGTCAGGTACGGCGAGGACGGTCTTCCTGAGGACACAATCACCATAGGATTCAAGGGCTCGGTTGGCCAGAGCTTCGCCGCATTCCTTGCCAAGGGAGTGACCTTCCACGTCGAAGGCGATGCGAACGACTACTTCAGCAAGGGCCTTTCAGGCGGGCGAGTGACAATCAGACCGCCCGAGCAGGCCCAGTTTGTCCCTGAGGAGAACATCCTCATCGGCAACGTAGCCCTGTACGGCGCGACTAGCGGACAGGCATTCATCCGCGGTGTTGCTGGCGAACGGTTTGCAGTACGCAATTCGGGCGCTGAGGCCGTGGTTGAAGGAGTCGGAGACCACGGGTGTGAGTACATGACGCGCGGGCGCATCGTGGTACTCGGACCGACGGGCCGCAACTTCGCCGCTGGCATGAGCGGAGGCGAAGCCTATGTCCTCGATGAGCATGGTAGCTTCGGCGACCTCTGCAACACCGAGATGGTCCTGCTGGAGGACCTTGAAGAGAGCGCCGACATCGCAGCGGTCAGAAGGCAGATCGAAGACCACCTCGCCTACACCGGCAGCGCCAATGCCCAGCGCGTTCTGGACAACTGGGACGAGATGCTTCCGAGCTTCGTCAAGGTGATGCCGATAGACTACAAGCGAGTCCTTGCCGAGCGCGCCGCGAAAGACCAGGCAACTGCCGTACCTGCTGGCGATTAG